TCGAGAAGGCGTTCACGCTCGACCACGCCCAGGCCGCGGACCTCCAGCGGCTCGCCGCCGAGCGCGGGCTGCTCGTCATGGAGGCGATGTGGACCCGGTACCTGCCGCACATGGTCCGCATCCGCGAGCTCCTCGCCGACGGCGCCCTGGGTGAGATCCGCACCGTGAGCGCCGACCACACGCAGCAGCTGCCCACCGACCCCGCCCACCGTCTCAACGCCCTCGAACTGGGCGGCGGGGCGCTGCTCGACCTGGGGATCTACCCGATCTCCTTCGTCTGGGATGTCCTCGGCGCACCGACCACCATCCGCGCGGTGGGGCGTCTGGTCGAGACCGGAGCCGATTCCGAGGTCGCCACCCTCATGGTCCACGAGAGCGGGGCGATCTCCACGACGCTCTCCTCCTCGCGCGGCGCCGGCCCCAACGCCGCGAGCATCGTCGGCACCGAAGCCCGCATCGACATCGACCGGGTCTGGTACGCCCCTACCTCGTTCCGTCTCGTGCTGCCGGACGGCACGGTGCAGGAGGAGTACGTCTCGTCCGTCGAGGGTCGCGGCATGCAGTACCAGGCGTTCGCGGCCGAGCGCCTCGTCCGCGACGGTCTCCTCGAGGGCGACGTCCTCCCCATCGCGGAGAGCGTCGCCATCATGGGCGCCCTGGACGAGATCCGCGCGCAGATCGGCGTGCGCTACCCCGGCGAGGAGGACGACCGTGGCTGAGACGACCGACGCCCGCGTGGCGGTGTACCTGGACTTCGACAACATCGTCATCTCCTGGTACGACCGGGTCCACGGCCGGAACTCCTACGGCAAGGACCGCCAGCGCATCACGGAGCACCCGAACGACCCCGAGGTCGCCGAGCGGCTGAGCCGGGCGATGATCGAGGTCGGCGCCATCATCGACTACGCGGCGTCCTTCGGCACCCTCGTGCTGACCAGGGCGTACGCGGACTGGTCGTCGCCGGTCAACGCCGAGTACCGGTCGCAGCTCGTGGCGCGCGCGGTGGATCTCGTCCAGCTCTTCCCCGCCGCGGCGTACGCCAAGAACGGCGCGGACATCCGGTTGGCGGTCGATGCGGTCGAGGACATGTTCCGTCTTCCGGACCTGACCCATGTGGTCATCGTGGCCGGCGACAGCGACTACGTGCCGCTCGCCCAGCGCTGCAAGCGCCTCGGCCGGTACGTGATCGGGGTGGGCGTGGCCGGGTCGACGGCGAAGTCGCTCGCCGCGGCCTGCGACGAGTTCGAGTCGTACGACTCGCTTCCGGGCGTGGCGCGTCCGGCGAAGGCGGCACAGCCCGCGGTCGCTCCGGTGGTCGAGGCCCCGGCGGAGCCGTCCGCCCCGGCCGCCGCGGACGCGGGTACCCCGAAGCCCAAGACCGCGTCGAAGTCCCGGGCGAAAGCCAAGGCCAAGGCCACTGCCGAGGAGCCCAAGGTCGAGGAGAAGATCGACGACCAGGGCGAGGCCACGCGGCTCCTGGAGCGCGCCCTGCGCCTCGGCCACGACAAGGCGGATGCCGACGAGTGGTTGCACAGTTCCGCGGTCAAGACGCACATGCGCCGCATGGACCCGTCCTTCAGCGAGAAGGCCCTCGGCTACCGGTCCTTCTCCGACTTCCTCAAGTCGCGCGACGACATCGCCGAGCTCGAGGAGACCGGGCACGAGCGCCTGGTCCGCCTGCGGGAGCCCTGAGCACGGCCGGTCGCCTGCCGTCCCGTCACTGGTGGCGGAACGCGGCGTCGAAGGCGGCCGCGGGCTGCGGCCACAGCAGGGAGCGCACGAAACCGAGCGCCTCGGGGGCGCCGTGCAGGCGGTCCATGCCGGCGTCCTCCCACTCGATCGAGATCGGGCCGTCGTACCCGATCGCATCGAGCGCGCGGAACGCGTCCTCCCAGGGCACGTCGCCGTGGCCGGTGGAGACGAAGTCCCAGCCGCGCCGGGGGTCGCCCCACGGCAGGTGCGAGCCGAGCACCCCGGCACGGCCGTTCCTCGGTCGCAGGCGGGTGTCCTTGCAGTCGACGTGGTAGATCCGGTCGGCGAAGTCGACGATGAAGCCGACGGGATCGATGTTCTGCCACATCATGTGCGAGGGGTCCCAGTTGAAGCCGAACGCGTCGCGGTGGTCGATCGCGTCGAGGGCGCGGACGCTCGACCAGTAGTCGTACGCGATCTCCCCGGGATGCACCTCGTGGGCGAAGCGCACGCCCTCGCCGTCGAACACGTCGAGGATCGGATTCCATCGGTCGGCGAAGTCCTGGAACCCCTGGGCGATCACCGTCTCCGGCACCGGCGGGAACATCGCGACATAAGGCCAGATCGACGACCCGGTGAAGCCGACGACGGTGTCGACGCCGAGCTTCCTGGCCACCCTGGCCGCACGCGTCATGTCCTCCGCCGCCCGCTGCCGCACACCCTCGGCCGCGCCGTCGCCCCAGACGTACGGGCGCAGGATGCCCTGGTGCCGGAAGTCGATCGGGTCGTCGCACACCGCCTGCCCGGCGAGGTGGTTGGAGATCGCGAACACCCGCAGTCCGTGCCGGTCGAGGATCTCGCGGCGGGAGGCGACGTAGGCATCGTCCTCATCGGCCCGGCGGAGGTCGAGGTGGTCGCCGGACGCGGCGATCTCCAGCCCGTCGTAGCCCCACTGCGCGGCGAGGCGGGCCACCTCCTCGAACGGCAGGTCGGCCCACTGGCCGGTGAACAGGGTGACCGGGTGACTGCTCATGGATACTCCTTCGTATCGCGGGTGCTCGTATCTCGGGGGTTCAGGCGCCGAGGGCGCGCAGGTGGGCGATGCTGCGGGCGGCGAGATCGTCCTGGCTGGCCGCGAGCGGTCGCCACACCGAGGCCGCGACCGCGATCGTCGCGTTCTCGCCCGTGAAGCTCTCCAGCCCCAGCACGCCGCGGTAGCCGGCGTCGTCGAGCGCGCGGAGCATCTCCGGCCAGTCGGTGTGGTCGTCGCCCACGGCACCGCGGTCGCTGCCGCACACCTGCACGTGCGCGATGGCGGCGCCCGCCGCCCGGACCGCGTCGGCGGGACGCTTCTCCTCGATGTTGAGGTGGTAAGTGTCGAGGGCCAGCCCCACCCCGGCACCGAGCAGCGGCGCCAGCGCATCGAGGCTCTGCGCCACGGTGTTCAGCACGCTGGTCTCGTAGCGGTTGAGCGGCTCGACGGCCAGCGTCACGCCGATCGCGGCGGCCTCGCGAGCGAGGGGGGCGAGGTTGTCCCTGAGCTCGCCGACGACCTCCGCCCGCTGCGTCTCGTCCATGCGCCAGGTGACGCCGGTCGGGGCGTAGAACGGCCCGGCGACGACCGCGGCCCCGAGGACGGCCGCGGCGTCCAGGCAGGCGCGGAGGTAGTCCTGCGTGGCGGCGACGTCTCCGGCGCGCGCGAGCAGCGAGCGCCCGGGTCCCATCGCCCCGACCACGACCGCGCCCATGCCGAGGCCGTCCAGCACGGCCCGGGCCCGGAGCGGGTCCCAGTCACCGATGCTCTCCAGCGGCAGCTCCAGGGCGTCGTAGCCCATCCGGGCGGCCGTGCGGGCGAGCGGCTCCAGGGTGTCGTCCGTCAGCGGAGACGTCCAGACCCAGGTGTTGACGGCGATCGTGCGGGGCATCGTTGTCCTTCTGATCGTGCGGGTGCTCCCACCCTCCCACTCGCCTCAGGCGGAGCGGAAGGGCGGGAGCACACGGGGTCACGGGATCTGGCGCTCCTGCCAGACCGTCGGGTAGCCGGGAAGGTCCTCTCCGCCGAACTTGGCGTAGTGGCCGTCGGGCATGCCGTCGTTCGCCGTGAGGTAGTCGTCCAGCTCGGCCTCGGTGATCGGCTTCTGCGGGAGCACCCACTCCTTCGGCACCTCTTCGCCCGCGAAGATCATCTGCGCCGCGAGCAGCGGGGTGCGCCACTGGAAGTTCGAGTACACCGGAGCGAGGCCGGTGAGGCCCGTGTCCTTCCACTTGCGCAGGAAGCTCATCTCGTCCTCGCCGGTCATCACCGGGTAGTCGGCCCCGGCATCCTCGAAGGCCTCGATGGCGGCGACGGCACCGTCACCGGCGTCCATCCAGATGCCCTGCACATCGCCCTTGGCGAGCTCGTCGCTGATGATGCTCTTGATCTCGGCGGGGTCCGCTCCGGTGAAGTGGTCCACGGCCTCGATCCCGGCCTCCTCGAACAGCTTCTCGGCTCCGGCCCAGCGGTGCTCCAGCACGTCGACACCGGGGAGGATCCGGAGAGCCACGACCTTGTCGCCCTCTTCGAGGTTGTCGATGAGGAACTCCGCGGTGTCAATGCCCCAGGCGAAGCCGCCGATCGGGTGGATGAACGTGACAGGGCAGTCGGTGTTCACGCCGCGGTCGAACACGACCACCGGCTTGCCCGTCTCGCACGCCCGCTCGACCGCGGGGGTCATCGCCGCCGTGCTGTTCGGGGAGATGAGGAAGACGTCGCACTCGCCTTCGGAGATGAAGTAGTCGATGTCGGCGATCTGGGTGTCGTCGGAGTCCTGCGCGTCGCGGGTCTCCATCTCGCTGATCGCGCCCGACTCCTGCAGCACCTTCAGCTGCTCGTTCATCGTGATCCAGCCCGTCTGCCGCCACGGGTTCGAGATCGAGGCGTTCGCGAAGCAGGCCTTCTTGGCGCCGGTGCTGGCGAACTCCGACGTGTCGACCATCTCGGCGTTGATGTGCTGCAGGTAGGGCTGGTCGGCGGGGCCCTGGGGGTCGACGCCGCGCTCCTCGTCCTGCTTGTCGAAGAGCTCCTGGTCGAACCACTCGGTGGTCTCGGCCGACTCCTCGGGGTTCTCCGACTCCGCCGGCGCCACGGACGGGTCGGTCGTGCACCCGGCGAGCGCGATGAGGCCGAAGAGGGCCACCCCTGCGGTGGCGATCTTCATCGATCGTCGCATTGCTAATCTCCTCTGGTTGTAGGGCTTGATGCGGTGCTGCGGTTCTCGGCGTTCTCAGTCCCCGCGGTATGGACGTCCGTCGGCTGGGGACCGCGCCGGCGGCGGGCT
This genomic stretch from Microbacterium sp. Nx66 harbors:
- a CDS encoding NYN domain-containing protein — protein: MAETTDARVAVYLDFDNIVISWYDRVHGRNSYGKDRQRITEHPNDPEVAERLSRAMIEVGAIIDYAASFGTLVLTRAYADWSSPVNAEYRSQLVARAVDLVQLFPAAAYAKNGADIRLAVDAVEDMFRLPDLTHVVIVAGDSDYVPLAQRCKRLGRYVIGVGVAGSTAKSLAAACDEFESYDSLPGVARPAKAAQPAVAPVVEAPAEPSAPAAADAGTPKPKTASKSRAKAKAKATAEEPKVEEKIDDQGEATRLLERALRLGHDKADADEWLHSSAVKTHMRRMDPSFSEKALGYRSFSDFLKSRDDIAELEETGHERLVRLREP
- a CDS encoding Gfo/Idh/MocA family protein, whose product is MTGLRWGILATGGIAGAFASDLRTAGLDLVAVGSRSQESADAFAARFDIAHAHPSYEALVSDPDVDIIYVSTPHPMHHENARLALEHGKHVLVEKAFTLDHAQAADLQRLAAERGLLVMEAMWTRYLPHMVRIRELLADGALGEIRTVSADHTQQLPTDPAHRLNALELGGGALLDLGIYPISFVWDVLGAPTTIRAVGRLVETGADSEVATLMVHESGAISTTLSSSRGAGPNAASIVGTEARIDIDRVWYAPTSFRLVLPDGTVQEEYVSSVEGRGMQYQAFAAERLVRDGLLEGDVLPIAESVAIMGALDEIRAQIGVRYPGEEDDRG
- a CDS encoding sugar phosphate isomerase/epimerase family protein, whose translation is MSSHPVTLFTGQWADLPFEEVARLAAQWGYDGLEIAASGDHLDLRRADEDDAYVASRREILDRHGLRVFAISNHLAGQAVCDDPIDFRHQGILRPYVWGDGAAEGVRQRAAEDMTRAARVARKLGVDTVVGFTGSSIWPYVAMFPPVPETVIAQGFQDFADRWNPILDVFDGEGVRFAHEVHPGEIAYDYWSSVRALDAIDHRDAFGFNWDPSHMMWQNIDPVGFIVDFADRIYHVDCKDTRLRPRNGRAGVLGSHLPWGDPRRGWDFVSTGHGDVPWEDAFRALDAIGYDGPISIEWEDAGMDRLHGAPEALGFVRSLLWPQPAAAFDAAFRHQ
- a CDS encoding sugar phosphate isomerase/epimerase family protein, with protein sequence MPRTIAVNTWVWTSPLTDDTLEPLARTAARMGYDALELPLESIGDWDPLRARAVLDGLGMGAVVVGAMGPGRSLLARAGDVAATQDYLRACLDAAAVLGAAVVAGPFYAPTGVTWRMDETQRAEVVGELRDNLAPLAREAAAIGVTLAVEPLNRYETSVLNTVAQSLDALAPLLGAGVGLALDTYHLNIEEKRPADAVRAAGAAIAHVQVCGSDRGAVGDDHTDWPEMLRALDDAGYRGVLGLESFTGENATIAVAASVWRPLAASQDDLAARSIAHLRALGA
- a CDS encoding substrate-binding domain-containing protein, with protein sequence MKIATAGVALFGLIALAGCTTDPSVAPAESENPEESAETTEWFDQELFDKQDEERGVDPQGPADQPYLQHINAEMVDTSEFASTGAKKACFANASISNPWRQTGWITMNEQLKVLQESGAISEMETRDAQDSDDTQIADIDYFISEGECDVFLISPNSTAAMTPAVERACETGKPVVVFDRGVNTDCPVTFIHPIGGFAWGIDTAEFLIDNLEEGDKVVALRILPGVDVLEHRWAGAEKLFEEAGIEAVDHFTGADPAEIKSIISDELAKGDVQGIWMDAGDGAVAAIEAFEDAGADYPVMTGEDEMSFLRKWKDTGLTGLAPVYSNFQWRTPLLAAQMIFAGEEVPKEWVLPQKPITEAELDDYLTANDGMPDGHYAKFGGEDLPGYPTVWQERQIP